The Solirubrobacter pauli sequence CGCCAAGGTGCCCGTGCCGGCACCGCGTCGCGGGCGGCGTGCGCGGCGCGCCCCGTCGCCGGGGCGCGCCGGGCGGGATCTAAGCGGGCGAGGCGACCAGCTTTTGGGCCGCGTCGAAGATCGCGTCCGCGTCGATCTTCGCGCCGTGCAGGAGCTCCTCGGGTGTGCCGGAGCCGGGGATCTCGCGGACGGCCAGCTTGACGACGTGCGTCTGCTCGTCGCCGGCGGCGAGTGCGTCCAGCACGGCGTCGCCCAGGCCGCCTTCGGGGGCGTGGTCCTCGACGGTGATGATCGCGCCGCAGTCGCGGGCGGCGGCGCGGACCGCCTCGGCGTCGATCGGCTTGATCGAGTACGCGTCGAGCACCCGCGCGTGCACGCCGCCGTCGGCCAGGCGCTCGGCGGCCTTGACCGCCTCGTCGACCGTGATGCCGGTGGCGATGATGGCCACGTCGTCGCCCTCGTGGGCGACGCGCGAGCCGCCGATGCGCACGTCCTCGTCGGGGGCGGTGCGCACGGGGGTCTTGCCGCGCAGCGTGCGGATGAACGAGATGCCGTCCTGGTCGGCCAGCGCGGCCACGAGCTTGGCCGCCTGCTGCGCGTCGCTCGGCTGCAGGACGGTCGAGCCGTGGATCGCGCGGATCGAGGCGATGTCCTCGAGCGCCATCTGCGACGGGCCGTCCTCGCCGATGGAGACGCCCGCGTGCGAGCCGCTGAGCACGAACTTCGCCTGGGAGATCGCCGCCATGCGGACGAAGTCGTACGCGCGCGAGAGGAACGCCGCGAAGGTCGACATGTACGGCGTCCAGCCGCGCACCTGCATGCCCACGCCGGCCGCGACGAGCTGCTGCTCGGCGATGAACATCTCGAAGTAGCGGTCGGGATGCGCCTCGCGGAAGTCCTCGGAGTGCGTGGAGTTGGACACTTCGCCGTCGAGGGCGACCACGTCGCCGCGGATGTTCGCCAGTGCCGCGATCGCCTCGCCGTAGGCCTTGCGCGTTGCGACCTCGTCGCCCAGCTCGTAGCTCGGCAGCTCGCCGCCGGGCGTCTCGAAGACGTGCGGCTGGCCGGCCTCCGGCTTCGCCACGTCCACCGACAGGTCGCGCTCGCCGCCCAGCTCCGCGATCGCGGCCTCAGCGTCGTCGACCGGTTTGCCGTGCTTGCCGGGCAGGTCCTCGACGGCCTTCACGCCGCGGCCCTTCATCGTCTTGGCGACGATCGCGACGGGCTGGCCCGTCGTGGCCTCGGCCTCGGCGTAGGCCGCCTCGATGGCCTCCACGTCGTGACCGTCGATCGCGATCGCCTTCCAGCCGAAGGCCTCGATCCGGCGCACATAGCCGTCGAGGTCCCAGCCGAGCATCGTCTCACGGGTCTGGCCGAGGCGGTTGACGTCGATGATCGCGGTCAGGTTGTCGAGCCCCTCCCAGCCGGCGTGCTGGAAGGCCTCCCACATCGAGCCCTCGGCCATCTCGGAGTCGCCGCAGAGCACCCAGACGCGGTACGGGAGCTTGTCGAGCGAACGGCCCGCCATCGCGACGCCCACGCCGATCGGCAGCCCCTGTCCGAGCGAGCCGGTGGCCACGTCCGTGGGCGGGATCGCCGGCGTCGGGTGGCCCTGCAGGCGAGACCCGAGCTTGCGGAAGGTGAGCAGCTCGGCGTCGTCGATCGCGCCGACCGCCTTCAGCACCGAGTAGTACAGGGGCGAGGCGTGGCCCTTGGAGAAGATCAGGTGGTCGTTGGCCGGGTTGTCCGTGTTGGCGTAGTCCAGGCGGAGGTGGCCGTCGATGAGCACCGCCATGAGGTCGGCGGCGGACATCGAGGAGGTCGGGTGGCCGGAGCCGGCGGCCGCGGAGCTGCGGATGGAGTCCACCCGCAGCTGCTGGCCGAGCTCCCGGCGGAAGTCGGCGTCGTGGGCCATCGTCGGTCCCTACGCCGCCACGAGCGTCTTGAGCTTGCTCTCGAGGCCCTCGATCAGGTCCGCGAACGACTTGGCGAACTTCTCGACGCCCTCGCGTTCGAGCACCTGCACGACCTCGTCGTAGGAGACGCCGGCCGCCTCGAACTGGTCGAGCAGCTTGCTCGCCTCGTCCGTGCCCTCGCGGATCGTGTCGCCGCGGATCTCGCCGTGGTCGAGGACGGCCTTGACCAGGTCGAGCGGAGCGGTGTTGACCGTGTCCGGGCCGACGAGCTCCTCGACGTACACGGTGTCCTTGTAGTTCGGGTTCTTCACGCCGGTGGAGGCCCAGAGGCAACGCTGCTTGGAGGCCCCCTTCTCCTCGAGCGCCTTCCACTGGGGCGAGGAGAAGACCTCTTCGTAGGTCTGGTAGGCGAGCTTGGCGTTGGCGATCGCGAGCTTGCCGAGCAGCTCGTCGTGGCCGCCGATCTGCTGGAGGCGCTTGTCGGCCTCGGTGTCCACGCGGGAGACGAAGAAGGAGGCGACGGACGCGACCTTGCGGGGGTCGCCGCCGCCGTCGACGAGGCGCTGGACGCCGCGGATGTAGGCCTCGGCGACCGCGCGGTGGCGCTCGAGCGAGAAGATCAGGGTGACGTTGACCGGGATGCCGGCGGCGACCGTGTCCTCGATCGCGGGCAGGCCCTCGAGCGTCGCGGGGATCTTGATGAGGAGGTTCGGGCGGTCGACCAGCTCGAACAGGCGCACGGCCTCGGACTTGGTCTTCTCGGTGTCGTGCGCGAGGTTCGGGTCGACCTCGAGCGAGACCCAGCCATCCTTGCCGTCACCTTCGTCCCAGACCGGGCGAAGGATGTCGCAGGCGTCGCGGATGTCGTCCTTCGCGAGCTGCCAGAAGATCTCCTTGGCGTCGTCGTGCTCGGCGCTGAGCTCGCGGATCTGGTCGTCGTAGGCGTCGCCTTCGGCGATCGCGCCCTGGAAGATCGTCGGGTTGGACGTGACGCCCTCGACTCCCTGCTCGACGAGGCCCTTCAGGTCGCCGTCCTTGACGAAGCGGCGCGAGAGGTAGTCGATCCAGACGCTCTGGCCGCGCTCGGCCAACTGCTGGAGCGGAGTGCTCATGAGGCGGTCCTTTCAAAGGGGGTTCTTACACAGTGACACTCCCCTTCAGGCCCTTTGAGATAACGATCGGTGAACCCCCCTGGATGGAGGGAGTGGACCGTCATGTCGCGAGGGAAGCCGGGACGCCGCAGCGCGGCGGCGTCCCTGCGATCAACGTGGCCGGCCCGAGAGCTCGCGCAGCCAAGCGGCTACAGCTTGCTCATCGCGCCTGGACTCCCGCCGCCGAGCGGCGCGCGCTTGGGAGGCCGTGATGGTGTTCGGCTCGGTCTTCCGGACGAAGCGCTGAGAGGGCGTCGTGGGGGGACGTCCCTGGTGCGGCTGCTGGTCCGCCTCAGAGGCAATCGACATTGCTGACAAACCTACCTGGCCGAATGGGGGTTGTCCACGCCTCTCGGGCCAACGGTGAAGGGATGTTCTCGACCTGACGTCGAAAATTTCCTAGTTTGCGAGGCAGGCCACGGGCACCAGGACGTACTCCAAAAAGAAGAGCACCCAGACCCGCATGTAGAAGCGCGTGAACCCGCTGTGGTCGCGGGGTTCCGCGGTTCTCGCCCAGTGCAGCAGCAGGGCCGCCGCGGCGGCGTGGCCGAGCGCGAGCACGAGCGGGTTCGCATAGTCGCGGAGCACGACGGGCGCGACCACGATCATCCCCGCGTACGCAATCAACAGGGCTGCCAAACCCATCCGGAACACCCGCTCGGGGCCGAGCCGGACGGTGAACGTGCGAATGCTGTACCGGCGGTCGCCTTCGATGTCCGGGACGTCCTTGAGCACCGCGATCGCGAGGCTGAACGGCAGGACGAACAGGCACAACGCGACGACCGGCGGGTCGATCCGCTCCGCGAAGTGCCAATACACGCCGAGGTTGACGATCACGGACCGCACGCCCGAGATGCACAGGGAGGCCGCGACCGGGTAGCGCTTGAGCCGCAGCGGCGGCAGCGAGTAGACCGCGCCGACCGCCAGGCCGGCCGCGACCGCGCCGGTCTCGACCGCCCCCTGCGTGAGCGCCAGCGTCAACGGCACGAGGCAGCACACGACCACCACGACGGTCGCCGCCCGCAGGCTCAGCTCGCCGGCGGCGATCGGCAGGAACGGCTTGTTGACCCGGTCGATCTCGACGTCCGTGAGCTGGTTGACCCCGACGATCGCGATGTTCACCGTCAGCCCGGCGACCAACGTCGCGGCCAGATCCCAGACTGGCGGAGCGACCTCCAGCGTGGTCGCCGCGATCACCCACAGGCCGATCACGGACAGCGCCGTGCCGATCACGGTGTGCGGCCGCGAGAACCGCCACAGCACGAGCACGGGGTTGACGCGCGCGGCGGCGGGAGCGGCGCCCCCGGCCGGTGCGTGGGCCGTGCCCGCGCGACTC is a genomic window containing:
- a CDS encoding transketolase gives rise to the protein MAHDADFRRELGQQLRVDSIRSSAAAGSGHPTSSMSAADLMAVLIDGHLRLDYANTDNPANDHLIFSKGHASPLYYSVLKAVGAIDDAELLTFRKLGSRLQGHPTPAIPPTDVATGSLGQGLPIGVGVAMAGRSLDKLPYRVWVLCGDSEMAEGSMWEAFQHAGWEGLDNLTAIIDVNRLGQTRETMLGWDLDGYVRRIEAFGWKAIAIDGHDVEAIEAAYAEAEATTGQPVAIVAKTMKGRGVKAVEDLPGKHGKPVDDAEAAIAELGGERDLSVDVAKPEAGQPHVFETPGGELPSYELGDEVATRKAYGEAIAALANIRGDVVALDGEVSNSTHSEDFREAHPDRYFEMFIAEQQLVAAGVGMQVRGWTPYMSTFAAFLSRAYDFVRMAAISQAKFVLSGSHAGVSIGEDGPSQMALEDIASIRAIHGSTVLQPSDAQQAAKLVAALADQDGISFIRTLRGKTPVRTAPDEDVRIGGSRVAHEGDDVAIIATGITVDEAVKAAERLADGGVHARVLDAYSIKPIDAEAVRAAARDCGAIITVEDHAPEGGLGDAVLDALAAGDEQTHVVKLAVREIPGSGTPEELLHGAKIDADAIFDAAQKLVASPA
- the tal gene encoding transaldolase, which produces MSTPLQQLAERGQSVWIDYLSRRFVKDGDLKGLVEQGVEGVTSNPTIFQGAIAEGDAYDDQIRELSAEHDDAKEIFWQLAKDDIRDACDILRPVWDEGDGKDGWVSLEVDPNLAHDTEKTKSEAVRLFELVDRPNLLIKIPATLEGLPAIEDTVAAGIPVNVTLIFSLERHRAVAEAYIRGVQRLVDGGGDPRKVASVASFFVSRVDTEADKRLQQIGGHDELLGKLAIANAKLAYQTYEEVFSSPQWKALEEKGASKQRCLWASTGVKNPNYKDTVYVEELVGPDTVNTAPLDLVKAVLDHGEIRGDTIREGTDEASKLLDQFEAAGVSYDEVVQVLEREGVEKFAKSFADLIEGLESKLKTLVAA
- a CDS encoding homogentisate phytyltransferase; this encodes MSRAGTAHAPAGGAAPAAARVNPVLVLWRFSRPHTVIGTALSVIGLWVIAATTLEVAPPVWDLAATLVAGLTVNIAIVGVNQLTDVEIDRVNKPFLPIAAGELSLRAATVVVVVCCLVPLTLALTQGAVETGAVAAGLAVGAVYSLPPLRLKRYPVAASLCISGVRSVIVNLGVYWHFAERIDPPVVALCLFVLPFSLAIAVLKDVPDIEGDRRYSIRTFTVRLGPERVFRMGLAALLIAYAGMIVVAPVVLRDYANPLVLALGHAAAAALLLHWARTAEPRDHSGFTRFYMRVWVLFFLEYVLVPVACLAN